The sequence AGTCGCGATTCGCTGTTGTCATCATGTTCTCCAGTTCCAACGTCAGCGCTCAACAGGCGTCGCGTTAGCAGCGCCTGTTGCAGCGCTTTGTTCGGCTTTCCCAATTATCAGCCATGCAATAGCGTCCCATCGGAACTTGCCCTTTTCCGAAGCGATGTACAACTTCTCCATGGAGACGTTTGTGATGCGCAATCCGTGTGCGCTTAAGGCTTCATCCATTTCGCGCACCACAGTGGTGTTCAAAATGGCCGTATGGACAAGCTGGTACATGGTTTGGGTTAGTCGGTTAGGTGTCTCTGTTCCCCCCAACCACATCCAGCCATTCGCGTCGTGTCTCGTGGGGTACTTCTGAATGACCACGGTATCCTTCAACTGACGGATGACCTCCTCCTGCAACGCGCCTGTACGATGGGCAGCGCCGAGGCATACATGTTTGATGATCGGTGCTGCCTCCGCCCTATAGATGGCGTCAATAGTTGTCCTGAAGGAAGCGCCGTTCGTCTTTCCGCCCTCGCAAGGAACGATGATCCATCCGAAGTAGGGGTTTGTCTCTGCGGGTGGAGCGTGTTGGATTTGTTTCGCACGCCACAATAAAGGAGCGTTTGATTGGGCGAAGGCACTGACGCAGAGAAGAAACCAGCAACCTGTCATTGTCAAAAGTGATTTCATAGATTGCGCCATTCAGGCCCGTCCCTAATCCGCCCCCCCCCCTCGGACGTCGCGTCAGCGACGTACCGAGCAAGGGCGTGTTCGCTCAGATTTGTTCGTGCAGTTCCTCCCGTGTGAGCTGGCAGTCCCGGAGAATCTGAGCAAGGAGACCGCGGCCAATCGTCTCGCCGCGGTGCATGGGAACAACGGTGCAGCGGCCGTCCGGATGGCGGAGGAAGTGATGGCTGCCGTTGACACGAATGAGATCGAACCCAAGACGACGCAACGCCTTGAGGAGGTGCGCACCGGTGATTGCGGGAAATGTGCTCATGCCATGACTGCCACGCGCTGAACGCCCACGAACTGATTGGAGACCGGCTCCTCAACCTCCAGACACAGTTCGATGGCTTCCTTGATCCGCTTCATGAGAACGTCAAGCGACTTGGCTTGCGTGTGGCAGCCCCGCAAGGCGGGCACCGAAGCGACAAAATACCCGTCTTCGTCCTGCTCAATCACGACGTTGAATTCTCTCTTCATCAATCTACCTCCGTGTTTCAGAATCAACTCTACCACTCTATCTCGGCGCCTTCAATCTTTTGGTGGCCAACAGGGTGATTCTCGATATACCTCACACTCTTTCCTCTTTTCCAAGCACTTGCGGAAGCGTTTTGAGGCTTTGCGTCCCTGCACGGGATCACCGATATAGCTCAACCCGACCCACTCAACCCGGCCGTGACGGGGCGAAATTCACCCCGCCACGTCGGAAAGGGTACCGATAACGGGCGGGCGGGTCAAGCGGAATGAAAGGGAACGGAAGGGAGTGGAGCGGGCGAAGGGAATCGAACCCTCGTGTTGAGCTTGGGAAGCTCACATTCTGCCATTGAATTACGCCCGCAGAAGAATGGGAGAGAGTGTACCCTGCCGGACGCTTGGCGTCCAGCGGAAAATTACTTTTTGCCGTCCAGCTTGTCGGTCACGGTTCCGAAGCGGATGGTCTCGCGGGTTTCGAGGCGGTCTAGTTTGCCGTCACGAATCCAAGCGATGCGATCGGAAATCTTAAGCATCTTCACGTCGTGTGTCGCGGTGATGATCGTGCATCCGTGGTCGCGTTGCAGGGCGGCCAGGAGCTCGATCACCTCTTGGCCGGTCCGGGTGTCGAGGTTGCCGGTCGGCTCGTCGGCCAGGATCACCGAGGGCTTGTTGACCAGGGCGCGGGCGATGGCGACGCGCTGCTGCTGCCCGCCCGACAATTGCATGGGCAGGTGGTCGAGCCGGTGACCCAACCCGACCTGACGGAGCACCTCCTCGGCGGCGGCGGTGGCCTCGTCGGGAGACGCGCCCCGGAGGACGGCCGGCAGGGCGACATTTTCACGGGCGCTCATCACCGTGATCAAGTTGTAGGACTGAAAGATGTAGCCGATTTTGTTGCAGCGCACCCATGCCTGCTTCTCCTCGGGCATCTGGAAGAGGTCCTCGCCCATGAAGTGGATCGTCCCCGAGGTCGGGATGTCGAGCGCGCCGATCATGTTGAAGAACGTGGATTTGCCGGAGCCTGACGGGCCCATGATGGACAGGTACTCCCCCTCGTAGATATCGAGCGAGACGCCCTTCAGCGCCCACACCTCCTCCGCCCCGAGCGTATAGCGGCGGGTGACATTCTCGGCTCGCGCAATCACGTGCTTGGCATCACTCATGTTCGTTCCCGCTCCATCGCCTCGGGGTTAGTGGACTTCCTCTTCATGCAGGTTCATCTGATCCGGCGTGGTGACCTGGGTGATCATACCGTCCTCGATCCACATGATACGGTCGGACTTCTTCAGCATCTTCAGGTCATGGGTTGCCGCAATGACGGTCACCCCCAGATCATTGCACAATTTACGGAACAGCAGGATGATCTCCTCGCCGGTCTTGAGGTCGAGGTTGGCGGTCGGCTCATCGGCCAGCAAAATGTCCGGCGAGTTGGCCAGGGCCCGGGCGATGGCTACGCGCTGCTGCTGCCCGCCCGACATTTCGGACGGCTTGTGGAGCGCCCGGCCGCCGAGACCGACGAGATCGAGGATGTGCAGCGCCTTCTCGCGCGACTCCTCGCCATCGAGTCCCGCGAACGCCATGGGCAGCATGACGTTCTCAATGCACGACATCACCTGGATCAGGTTATACGACTGGAAGATGTAACCCACTTTGCGGCAGCGCAGCCAGGCCAGTTCGTAGGGATCGAGCTGGGCAATATCGACCTGGTCAATGTAGACCTTGCCCTCCGTCGGCTTGTCCAGTCCGCCGATCATGTTGAACAGCGTGGACTTGCCCGAGCCCGAAGGCCCCATGATCGAGAGGTACTCGCCCCGAATGATATCGACCGTCGCCCCGCGCAGCGCATGGGCTTCGGTATCGCCCATCCGGTACACCTTGTGCACATCAACGGCGCGGATGACAAAGCCACTGCGGGCCGAGGCATCGGCATTCTCAAAAAACAATTCGCGATTGAAGGCCATGCACGTGTCTCCCCTCGTCATCCTCAGACGTTTGAACGCAATGCCGAGGCCGGCACCATCCGGGCTGCAAAGTTTGCCGGGTAAATCGCCGCCGTCATGGATAACACCGTCCCCACGACCACGCACCCGGCACACGACAGCGTCAGCCGCAGATAGGGCAGTTCCTGAAACATCAGGCCAAAGCCGAAAATCCAGCCGTAGATAAGGATCGGAATCAGCGCGCCCAGCAGCATCCCCACCACTGAGCCGGCAAACCCGACGAGCGCGCTCTCGATGAGAAACAGGCGGCGGATGAAGGACGACAGCGCGCCGAGGCACTTCATGGTGCCGATCTCGCGAATCCGTTCGGTCACCGACATCAGCAGCGCGTTGGAGATGCTGATGATCGTGACGAGCAACGAGATGACCGCCACCCAGATCGTGCGGAACTTCGCCTGCTCGGCCTTCTCCTGCATCCGCGCCATCTGCTGCTCGGTCTCCGGGCCGAACAACAAATCACGCTTCACGCCTTCGGGTGCCTGTCCCGCATAGGTGCGGCTCTCGACGGCATCGAGCATGCCGATGCGCGTCATGCCGCGCGTGAGATCACCGAGCGCGTGGGGAGCGGCCGCGTCCTGACCGAGCACCACCAGCAGATACGCCCCTGCGCCCACGTTCTGGGGCGTGCAGGACACACCGCGCTTCGTCCGTCCACCGGTGATTCGGATCGCCTCAAACGGCATCGCATCCAGACGATCCAGAAAAAGCTGCTCGGTGCGATTCATCGCGCCGCACACCGCGACCGCCAGGATCTTGCCCGAGGCCGACCCGACTTCGCGCTGGGTCAGCGACTCCATCAACGTCACAATCTGCCGGGTTTCCTTCTCGCGGGCCAGCGACGAGCTGATCAACTGGCCGGCTACATTGCTCATCAGGAACGCAATGCCCAACACCACGCCGCTCACCGTCACCAGCGAGCGGCCCAGGCGGATGCGAATGCCCTGTATCGCGATCTGAAGCGCCCGGCTCATCGGAAGCCTGACTTGTCTGCCTATCTGTTCTCTCATACCAGCACAACCTGTTTGTTGTCGAAATCCATGATCCTGCGTTGACCCTGCGCGTCTAAAACAGCGTGCCCGACACCGCGCTCTTGATCAAATTGCACGCCACGCCGATCAGCGCAATCAGCCCGACACCCGTCCCATATCCGGCCAGCAGCACCGGAACCATCTGCAAGAAACGCTGCGATCCGAACTTGCGATGAAAATAAAATTTCCCGATCAGTGCGCCAATCACGATGAAAATGAATCCATGGGGCATCCCGCCAACCGAATTGACAAACCCGAAAATGGCCATGATCGGCAATCGAAAGATGGTGAGGACAGCAAAAACGATCAGCGAGAAGGAGAACGAGCCGCCAATCACCCACGGATGCAGCGCCTGGAAAAAGAGCGGCTGGCCGCCCTCAACCTCGAGGGTTGCCGACCACATCAGCATGGTGTTCTTCGCGTTCAGTTCCCACATCTTCTGGGCAAAGGGGTAGAGATCCGACGGGATCACACCGCTTTTCCAGATGAACGCCCAGAACAACAGACTGAGCACAAACGCCAGCGGCAGGGTAAGCGCCGTGGACTTCACATAGGAGAAGAAGTTCGTCCCCGTCAACTCCTTGGTTCGGAATGCGGCCGACTGACCGGCAAACTGATCCACCGGGATCGGCGCCATCCAGATGTCGATCCCCTTGTATCCTGACAGAATAATCGCCGCCTCCTTCAACATCGGGATGGTCGCCGCCTGGCCGCAAATGCCAATCAGCCGGGCGTCGATATAGGACATAATCGGCGTGTACACGAGGGTGAACAGGAGGAGGAAGTAGACCGGAAACTCAGGCACCAGCCGATTCGAGACAGCCACAACGCAGAACGAGGCGACCACGTAAATGGCCACGGCTATCCACGGCGAGAAGTCGCCGCGCCCGGGCGGCGTCGCCCACAGGCTCTTGCGATCCCGGTTGCGCGCACCCGCATCCCGTTGATCCTTCTTGCTTTTCCGGAGCATCCGCACGACATCGCGCCCCGTCTGATAAAACGAGATCATGGCGATGCTCAAGGTGACGCCCAGTCCGAAACTCCACCAGAAATCGATGGAATTTCCAAATGTCGTTGAGATGGTGTCCATGCCCGGCTGCCAGCGGGTCAGTATCCCGAGCTTGTACAGAATGGGGTTCAGGATGAGCGTCAGCACGAGGCCGCACCCGGAGCCGACCACGGCCCAGAACGGAATGATCATGCCGGCCAGCAGCAAGCCGAGGTCGATGACCATGCCAAACGGCGTGGCCGGCAGCACGCCCTCCGTGAGCCGCGTCATGTCATACCACGGCAGCGGCAGAATCAGAACGGGCTTGTTGAGCAGCGCGCCCGTGACCAACGGGACACCGATCTGGATGATGCCGAAGCACAGCCCCAGCACCGATCCCAGCGAAAACACCTTCCATTTCCAGGTCGCCTTCTTCTCGCCCGCTTCCGCTAGCGCCATGGCACCGCTAGCGGAGACAGAGGCCATGGGAAAGGGAAGCCGCTCGATGTCCGACGTGACGCGGAAAAAGAAATACCCGAGGGTGTAGCTGCGCAGCGTTCCGATGATAGACAAGAAGATCATCAGCATGATCGGAATGAGCCAATCGGCATGGAACAGATTCCGCTCCAGAATCGCGGCACTCGTGGGTCCGGGCGCATACCAACTGGGAAACTTGCCGATGAGGCCCATGTCACGCGCCGCATCGGAACGGATCAGATACTGTCGCCAGATCAGGTCCGCGATCGGACCGCCTGATGACATGGCCCCCGCCACGCCGAGCAGCACGACCAGCTCCTGCTTGCTCAGGGTCTTCATGGCGCGCCGGGTCACTTCCGAGAAGATGATCAGGGTCACCCAAGACGCGGCGATGCCGCCGCCGGTCATCAGGCTCAGATAGATCGTGCCGGGCATCATCAGCAACCCGCAAAACAGGGCGCCGACGACGGTGACCCAGGTAAACCCGTTTTTGAATTCGGAGGGCTCGTCGATGATCGAGCGGTACATCTCCAGCTCGGCATCGCCGCTCTTCCGTCTCTGCTCATCCGCCATGGGACTCTCCCTCCGCTCGCGCGTTCTGGATCAACGTCTTCGCTTCCGCATACATCTCGCTTCGCTCCTGTTCCGTTGCCGCCCGCCAATTCAGAAACTGCTTGCGCAGCAGGCTCATGAACGGCTTGATGGTGCGCTCCCACGAGGCGGTGGTGCCGCTGAGGCGAACCATGCGGACCCGGGCGATGAACTCCTGCGTCTCGGCGTCGGTGGGCAGCAGAACCTCGACCCGCTGCGAAACCCCGAGGTCATAGGGCTTCAGCCAGACCGTCGCCACAACAGCGGGTATGGCGCCCACCTTCGCCGCATCGCCGGAACACGGGCGCAGAACGACCTCGGGCTTCGACGAGAAGAATTGCCCGGCCCCTCCCTCGCCATGCGCGTCGAGCCAGCGATGCATGTAGCTGAGGACCGCCACGCGGTCATACGGCGTGAACGTGAACGGCAGGTCAAATTCCAAGGCGTCATTCACGATGGGAGGCATCTTCCACTCCCGGGTTTCGGATGGCGCGGCCAGCCTGGCGGCGCTGCGCGCGGGAATGATGGTCGACAGCAGAACCGAGCAGACAATGGCCAGCGAGGCGTAAATCGTCTCGATCGAGCTGTAATTCATGTTCATCCCCCGCGTCAGGTTCAGGGCGGTGAGCGCACGGCCGACGCCCTGGCTGAGCAGGTACCCCATCATGGCCCCCACCACCGCATACACGGCCGCCTCGGCCATGAACATGAAGAAGACGTGATTCGGGGCAATGCCCACGGCGTTGTAGACATAGATCTCCCCGCGCCGTTCGTAGACCGATCCGCGCATGGTGCTGAAGACCGTGAGCGCGGCAATGATAATCGGTATCAGAATCTGCAACACGCCTTCAAACGTCTTGGCCCGAATCCGCGAGCCGTAGTAGGCAATGCCCTCCACGCCATAAAATGCAGGCTCGGCGACACGCTCCAAATAATCGTCCACCAGCCGCTTCTGGTCGCGGAAGTCCACCGGATCGAGCGTCCCGGCAATCTGCGGCATCGTGTACGGCGACTTCGGGAAGGCGATCTGACACGACATGATCTTCGCCTGTTCGTTTTTCGGGGTCGGGTGCTTGTTGACCACGATCACGTCGCCGCCCAGCAATCGCCGCACATCCTCGGGGAGAATCGCCGCGCCCGTCTGATCGGTGCCCAGGGCCTGAATGGAGTTCAGGTCATAGGGAAGGATGCTCTTGCCATCCATCCCCACATATTCCGTCAGCGTGATCGCATCGATGATCCCCGTCACCTGATAGGCTTCGCCCCGTATCTCCACGACCACATTGGTCAGTCTGAGATCGTCATCGCTGATGTCCAGCGCGCGCGCCACCGTGTCGGGCACAATCACCGACGGCATCGAATTGTAGCCGGCGGCCACAGCCGCCTCGCGCTCGGTCTTGGTTTCCGGAGGCCGGACAAACCACCGGCTGTTCGCGGTGAGATGCTTGTCGAGGCCCGAGAACATCGGTTCGCGCCACTCCATCATCACCGAACCGCTGACTTTGGTCCTCTTCTTGATGATTCGCTCGCCGAGCGGGTAGGCGCGGTCAATCTCGATTTCCGGATTCTGCAGCGCGTTTGGATTCAGCGGCGACACCAGCCAGGAGTGGACGGTCACCGGGTAGCGTCGCGCATAGAGGTTGCGAATATTGCCGACCTCACCTTCGGTCAACGGCAGAAATCCGCGTTTCTGAATCTGCAAGCCATTCCACGGCGTCCGCCCCGTCACATTCTCGATGTTCACCAAGTCGGATGAAACCGAGGTGAAGCAGATCATCACAAACGTAATGAGGATCAGCGTGATACACGTCAGACTCGTCCGCACCTTGCGCCGTCGCATGTTATTCAGTCCAAGCATAAAAGCGGTGCCGATCACGCCGCTGCGATTGATGTCGGCGCCCTCGACCCGGCCCTCCTTGCTCCGCAGTTCTTTGATGTTCTGCTTGAACTTTCCGGCCACCATGATCATGACGATCAGCGTCAACAGGAACATCACGAAACCGATCAGGATCATCAGGGATGAGCGCACCATTTGAAACGCCGGGTGCATCACGCGCAGGAGGCCGAAGACCACGAGAAAGACTGCGGCCATCGCCAGCAACTGCCTGCGGATATCGGTGAATCCGAAGACCAGTTTTTCAAAGAAGAACACAAACGGAACCAGCAACCCGAGATACCAGATAATGCCATGGACGGCCTGGGAGATGCGCGACCGGATGACCGGATGGTTGTTGATCGCGTAAGACAGACTGCGCCCGGCATTCAACAGCGCATCCAGATTCAGGAATTTTGCCCGGTCGCCACGGGCCTGATCCAGCCAGCTGTGTCCGCGCTCGTAAAATTCAAGCATCCGTTCATCCGCCATCCGGTAGGCCTTCTGTAATTGTAATCGCCGCCCGTGCGTGAAGAGCATCGATTCGGCGGCATCGAAATGGATGAATCGGATCAGCGCGGTGTCCGCCGCGAGATAGCCACGCCCCTGGATGTCTGACTCCACGTTGCGTTTCGCCGGATCGGGGTCCACGTTCAGCATAAACGCGCGGTAGGTCTGGACCTGCGGGTTATCCGGAGATCCGTCGAGCAACCCCACATTGAACCGGAAATCGGGCGACAAAAAGATGCCGGACCCGTCGGTGCGCATCTTCGACGGCGCGGAGTACCCCTGGCTCGCCAGAAAACTGACGCCGGCAAACGACCGCATGGTCCGCGGGTTAGACCGATCAGGAAACCCGACATGTGAACAACGGAACATGGCGATGTTGACGAGTCGCGCGCCATTCAGCGAGGCGGCCATGAGGCCTGTAATCGCCTCGGTCTGAAACACCCCCTGCGCCGACAACCCCGCGTCCTTGAAATACATCACCCGCCCTGAATCGTCATACCGTGCCGCATCGGCGCGCGTTCCCGCGCTGAGAATCGCCTCACGGTGGTAGAAGCCGTAAGGGTTCACCGCCAGCGGCGGATAGAGATGGACACCCGCCGTCTGGGTCACCGAGGGTTGAAATCCACTCACCACCCTCACAAACGTGTTGGCGACCATCGGATGCGAGGGCAGCATCTGGCCGGTGCCGACCGTGCCGAACGCATAGCCTCTCCATTCGGAAATATGACCCTTCCGATCCAGGGGAATCTTCTGAAATTCAAAGCGCCCGTAGGCCGTTTCCAGCAGAACCGGGGCGAGCACCTCCAACTGACTCACCGGCACCCCATGCGCCACGGGCCGGATCTCGTTCTCCGGGGTGCCGATTTTTTCCGGCTTAAAGGCGTAGTTATCGACCGAAAAAGCCAACTGCCCGAACAGTGTCCAGGCCATCGAGGCGCGGACAGGTCCGCCGACCGACCGGTTGGGCGACGCGCGGCTGCCGCTGGCATCCGCCTTGCCCCAGTAAATCACCGACCAGCTCGGCTGGTCGCCCGTGCGCGGAACACGATCCTGAAGCGTGTTGGCCAGCAACGTGCCGATCGGCTCGACCTTCGGGCCGACGTTGGGCATGCCCGTCAGCAATGCGATGTTCTTCGCGCCTGCCGATCCTCCGGAGTTGAGCAGCAGATTGATTGTGAACGTCTTGGCGTACCGCTTGAAGATCCCCCGGACGGCATCGCTATCCGCCGCTTCCTTCAGCGCTTGCCGGTGATACGCGGCGACCTGATCCATATAGCGCGCGAGCTTCTCACGAATCCCCCACTCCCCGAAATCCGAACGATCCGCCATCCGAGGCAGCGACATGGAGACCAGATTGCCGGCGCGATCCGCCGCGATCTGGTCATTGCGCATCGCGCGCAACAGAGGGTGTTGGTTCTCATCGGCCTTGATCTGCTCCGGCGTGGCGGTCATCACATCAAACCCGTCCCGAAAGATCGGGCTTCCCACGCGCAAATAGGCCAGTCGAGACTGCAGCGCCCGCTCTTGCGGCACCAAGGCGATTTCACCGGCGACGGTCACGACGCACTTACTCATCCAGGCCCGGAACGCCGGATCCTCGGCCCGCCACCACTGTGACAGGACCGACGTCTGACCCTTCCCATCATCCGACCGCCGCCACTTTGCGTCATCCGCCAGAAGCGCGCTGGCCTTCTCCGCCCAGGCCAGTTTCTGGATGTCATCCCGTTTCCGGGCTTCGAACCGCGCGCGCCGCCGGTCGTCGCCATAGGTCTCCCCCGCCGCCGTCATCATCTGGCACGCCCCGGCCATGGCCTGACCCTGCCCGGCCAGCGCCACGAATACCACATCACGCGCCGTCTTCCCCGCGTAGGGCGCGAACGCCTCGGCCAACTGAAGCAGGGAGGCCAGCGCAATCGCCTCTTCCCCGCCCGGCGCGAGTTCTGGAACGACGGAGTTAGCATCGTAGTAGGCCGTCAGCACCAACGCATCGGGATTCGATCCATCGCCTTTCAGCACGCCGATGATGTTGCGCGCCTGTTTTTCCACGAACCGGGTTTTACAGCGGATGGTCACGTCCTTGCCGGCATGTGCGGCTATCGCGCCGCGCGCGTAAAAGCGCGGAAACGGCTGCTCATCCGTGCT is a genomic window of Lentisphaerota bacterium containing:
- a CDS encoding FtsX-like permease family protein, whose protein sequence is MSKLKQANWVDQVIVGAIFAVIGVALLALFVRVAEPSTRKPKAAFTRHCDVAPLLASLTTNRFQDTLSAIAAATRGSDTRANTRLTGSAGFYRTEALIAESFRRAGLETVTQEFSVVVPETVLCEIVDADGRPLEGVTLYPFAPSGLTPQTLPDEGIRARLVALDEFSLSRLDGFDPERSIMMTTLGSAGGWMSLASVGVPAVIVYEDETSLKLRSSPDARGTWDWMLSTDEQPFPRFYARGAIAAHAGKDVTIRCKTRFVEKQARNIIGVLKGDGSNPDALVLTAYYDANSVVPELAPGGEEAIALASLLQLAEAFAPYAGKTARDVVFVALAGQGQAMAGACQMMTAAGETYGDDRRRARFEARKRDDIQKLAWAEKASALLADDAKWRRSDDGKGQTSVLSQWWRAEDPAFRAWMSKCVVTVAGEIALVPQERALQSRLAYLRVGSPIFRDGFDVMTATPEQIKADENQHPLLRAMRNDQIAADRAGNLVSMSLPRMADRSDFGEWGIREKLARYMDQVAAYHRQALKEAADSDAVRGIFKRYAKTFTINLLLNSGGSAGAKNIALLTGMPNVGPKVEPIGTLLANTLQDRVPRTGDQPSWSVIYWGKADASGSRASPNRSVGGPVRASMAWTLFGQLAFSVDNYAFKPEKIGTPENEIRPVAHGVPVSQLEVLAPVLLETAYGRFEFQKIPLDRKGHISEWRGYAFGTVGTGQMLPSHPMVANTFVRVVSGFQPSVTQTAGVHLYPPLAVNPYGFYHREAILSAGTRADAARYDDSGRVMYFKDAGLSAQGVFQTEAITGLMAASLNGARLVNIAMFRCSHVGFPDRSNPRTMRSFAGVSFLASQGYSAPSKMRTDGSGIFLSPDFRFNVGLLDGSPDNPQVQTYRAFMLNVDPDPAKRNVESDIQGRGYLAADTALIRFIHFDAAESMLFTHGRRLQLQKAYRMADERMLEFYERGHSWLDQARGDRAKFLNLDALLNAGRSLSYAINNHPVIRSRISQAVHGIIWYLGLLVPFVFFFEKLVFGFTDIRRQLLAMAAVFLVVFGLLRVMHPAFQMVRSSLMILIGFVMFLLTLIVMIMVAGKFKQNIKELRSKEGRVEGADINRSGVIGTAFMLGLNNMRRRKVRTSLTCITLILITFVMICFTSVSSDLVNIENVTGRTPWNGLQIQKRGFLPLTEGEVGNIRNLYARRYPVTVHSWLVSPLNPNALQNPEIEIDRAYPLGERIIKKRTKVSGSVMMEWREPMFSGLDKHLTANSRWFVRPPETKTEREAAVAAGYNSMPSVIVPDTVARALDISDDDLRLTNVVVEIRGEAYQVTGIIDAITLTEYVGMDGKSILPYDLNSIQALGTDQTGAAILPEDVRRLLGGDVIVVNKHPTPKNEQAKIMSCQIAFPKSPYTMPQIAGTLDPVDFRDQKRLVDDYLERVAEPAFYGVEGIAYYGSRIRAKTFEGVLQILIPIIIAALTVFSTMRGSVYERRGEIYVYNAVGIAPNHVFFMFMAEAAVYAVVGAMMGYLLSQGVGRALTALNLTRGMNMNYSSIETIYASLAIVCSVLLSTIIPARSAARLAAPSETREWKMPPIVNDALEFDLPFTFTPYDRVAVLSYMHRWLDAHGEGGAGQFFSSKPEVVLRPCSGDAAKVGAIPAVVATVWLKPYDLGVSQRVEVLLPTDAETQEFIARVRMVRLSGTTASWERTIKPFMSLLRKQFLNWRAATEQERSEMYAEAKTLIQNARAEGESHGG
- a CDS encoding ABC transporter ATP-binding protein, translating into MSDAKHVIARAENVTRRYTLGAEEVWALKGVSLDIYEGEYLSIMGPSGSGKSTFFNMIGALDIPTSGTIHFMGEDLFQMPEEKQAWVRCNKIGYIFQSYNLITVMSARENVALPAVLRGASPDEATAAAEEVLRQVGLGHRLDHLPMQLSGGQQQRVAIARALVNKPSVILADEPTGNLDTRTGQEVIELLAALQRDHGCTIITATHDVKMLKISDRIAWIRDGKLDRLETRETIRFGTVTDKLDGKK
- a CDS encoding type II toxin-antitoxin system HicA family toxin, translating into MSTFPAITGAHLLKALRRLGFDLIRVNGSHHFLRHPDGRCTVVPMHRGETIGRGLLAQILRDCQLTREELHEQI
- a CDS encoding type II toxin-antitoxin system HicB family antitoxin; amino-acid sequence: MKREFNVVIEQDEDGYFVASVPALRGCHTQAKSLDVLMKRIKEAIELCLEVEEPVSNQFVGVQRVAVMA
- a CDS encoding ABC transporter ATP-binding protein, giving the protein MGDTEAHALRGATVDIIRGEYLSIMGPSGSGKSTLFNMIGGLDKPTEGKVYIDQVDIAQLDPYELAWLRCRKVGYIFQSYNLIQVMSCIENVMLPMAFAGLDGEESREKALHILDLVGLGGRALHKPSEMSGGQQQRVAIARALANSPDILLADEPTANLDLKTGEEIILLFRKLCNDLGVTVIAATHDLKMLKKSDRIMWIEDGMITQVTTPDQMNLHEEEVH
- a CDS encoding FtsX-like permease family protein, whose product is MPFEAIRITGGRTKRGVSCTPQNVGAGAYLLVVLGQDAAAPHALGDLTRGMTRIGMLDAVESRTYAGQAPEGVKRDLLFGPETEQQMARMQEKAEQAKFRTIWVAVISLLVTIISISNALLMSVTERIREIGTMKCLGALSSFIRRLFLIESALVGFAGSVVGMLLGALIPILIYGWIFGFGLMFQELPYLRLTLSCAGCVVVGTVLSMTAAIYPANFAARMVPASALRSNV
- a CDS encoding peptide transporter → MADEQRRKSGDAELEMYRSIIDEPSEFKNGFTWVTVVGALFCGLLMMPGTIYLSLMTGGGIAASWVTLIIFSEVTRRAMKTLSKQELVVLLGVAGAMSSGGPIADLIWRQYLIRSDAARDMGLIGKFPSWYAPGPTSAAILERNLFHADWLIPIMLMIFLSIIGTLRSYTLGYFFFRVTSDIERLPFPMASVSASGAMALAEAGEKKATWKWKVFSLGSVLGLCFGIIQIGVPLVTGALLNKPVLILPLPWYDMTRLTEGVLPATPFGMVIDLGLLLAGMIIPFWAVVGSGCGLVLTLILNPILYKLGILTRWQPGMDTISTTFGNSIDFWWSFGLGVTLSIAMISFYQTGRDVVRMLRKSKKDQRDAGARNRDRKSLWATPPGRGDFSPWIAVAIYVVASFCVVAVSNRLVPEFPVYFLLLFTLVYTPIMSYIDARLIGICGQAATIPMLKEAAIILSGYKGIDIWMAPIPVDQFAGQSAAFRTKELTGTNFFSYVKSTALTLPLAFVLSLLFWAFIWKSGVIPSDLYPFAQKMWELNAKNTMLMWSATLEVEGGQPLFFQALHPWVIGGSFSFSLIVFAVLTIFRLPIMAIFGFVNSVGGMPHGFIFIVIGALIGKFYFHRKFGSQRFLQMVPVLLAGYGTGVGLIALIGVACNLIKSAVSGTLF